In Electrophorus electricus isolate fEleEle1 chromosome 1, fEleEle1.pri, whole genome shotgun sequence, a single window of DNA contains:
- the ubn2a gene encoding ubinuclein-2a isoform X2: MAEPRKVQFVTLSAFAGGPGAESRKHRLEDETDMNFGRGARMGASVTGAAGGRGLFDKTVKKRTVRLSLSLPEPSDKSSSEFNYGELLRSQQAQTSPRAVAPALEPTDPSSDDERETPEAEALSKKFDSKYGTASRRKRRDRVQDLIDIGFGYDESDPFIDNSEAYDELVPASLTTKLGGFYINTGTLQFRAASESEGEDVDKDKHTGEGEDQDLKKKRKDGASLEVKKPRKNRLPKQGTLGLNIHRPEKKRRRKPMKDSLCLAAMLRRFTREKEEMHKHGLAAASNSLHPQLHHIHTTNNDTLLADLAADPAMMSLLTSANENELQDLLSDLDFSVLDTGPQPPAVARENGQLASGVGPKVGGGALSRGQVGLLSPPPLPDGLPAPLVKRIEDLRSASRQFDQEGRKKFFTLDMNNILLDIELQVQEQPLSVRADVYSHLEAFVPCNKEALLKRLKKLSLNIQDDRLRTPLLKLKLAVCSVMPEQTARYNMDCMAKVAAKQQMEEGERNGSEEEEEERTGKRVIGPRKKFIWDDKLRNLLCNLVRVKLKCFEQEQCSLSVEDYLKAFLENEVKPLWPKGWMQARMLFKESRTVHGHLTGLGKKRIVPTPKPTKVKEVGWTQRASLALDPASASPALLTPVRPPPSPPSEPICLSDSLDEDLATNSLDSIAHALSLLNKAANGVNLSSAHTSSSPPRALSSSSTGVGHYSSPLPHTESPALSLSTSPVTSCPLSSTSPALSGRMETFSGLKDIGCLQRRPVTSGGRSSVSNMNATPPAKPRPPPTASPLLPPQQRAFGVMGMKPGHSTPPTGQLKNSGSKSADGCSGMAAVSQTSRVNSHLNCLNSRSPQQPSRVPSSPSQSPTTPSPSPLLPQSKAPPLAHPQPGFITPMQATLTKSSHSSSSPIIKLTHRPPAPTPPPVSSPSPSPSLSLAHSRSQILTQPLQYSPKSPGFRPPFSVPAPSSAVKPSAGQLSYSFAGGQKSISPLGSSAGITNPSSIATSHTTGFHDNNTSPSAVSTNHGHRQKPVGGASQSAKTSASRVSAMGLPPPSDSSLLSQVTSAAGGSLLGSVGASLPLGFGMLGGLVPVSLPFQFPPLLNFAPPGPATPTPGCSTGGASPASNSGYGLTQNLFKSLQSGVQAALPPHLQLAFSDTNQSQADVKRKSH; the protein is encoded by the exons ATGGCCGAACCGAGAAAAGTGCAGTTTGTCACTCTGTCGGCCTTTGCCGGTGGTCCAGGCGCAGAGTCCAGGAAACACCGGCTGGAAGATGAGACCGACATGAACTTTGGCAGAGGCGCGAGGATGGGCGCTTCGGTGACCGGGGCAGCAGGAGGTCGCGGTTTGTTCGACAAAACTGTGAAAAAGAGAACCGTGCGCCTGAGCCTCAGTCTCCCAGAGCCCAGCGACAAGTCCTCGTCCGAGTTCAACTACGGCGAGCTCCTGCGATCTCAACAG GCCCAGACGAGTCCGCGAGCTGTTGCACCTGCTCTTGAGCCCACTGATCCATCCAGCGACGATGAAAGGGAGACACCGGAAGCGGAGGCTTTGTCCAAAAAGTTTGATAGCAAATAC GGTACTGCAAGCAGGAGAAAACGGAGGGATCGGGTACAGGACTTGATTGACATCGGATTTGGTTATGATGAGAGTGACCCGTTCATAGACAACTCTGAGGCT TATGATGAGCTTGTTCCAGCATCTCTCACCACCAAGCTGGGAGGTTTCTACATCAATACGGGCACTCTGCAGTTTCGGGCAGCCTCCGAGTCCGAGGGCGAAGATGTCGATAAAGACAAGCACACAGGG GAGGGGGAAGACCAGGatctgaagaagaagaggaaagatGGCGCCAGTCTGGAAGTGAAGAAACCGCGGAAAAACCGACTGCCCAAACAGGG CACACTGGGCCTGAATATCCACAGAccagagaagaagaggagaaggaagCCGATGAaggactctctctgtctggctgccATGCTCCGCCGCTTCACCCGCGAGAAGGAGGAGATGCACAAACACGGCCTGGCCGCGGCCAGCAACTCGCTCCACCCCCAGCTCCAccacatccacaccaccaaTAATGACACGCTGCTCGCTGACCTGGCCGCTGACCCTGCCATGATGTCACTGCTGACCTCGGCGAATGAGAACGAGTTGCAGGACCTCCTGAGCGACCTGGATTTCAGTGTGCTGGACACTGGGCCGCAGCCCCCTGCCGTGGCCAGGGAGAACGGCCAGCTGGCCAGTGGCGTGGGGCCGAAAGTGGGAGGAGGGGCGCTGAGTCGGGGGCAGGTGGggcttctctctccccctcccctgcctGATGGTCTGCCTGCCCCCCTCGTCAAGCGCATCGAAGACCTGCGTTCG GCATCACGACAGTTTGACCAAGAGGGCAGGAAGAAGTTTTTCACTTTGGACATGAATAATATCTTACTGGA tatTGAACTACAGGTGCAGGAGCAGCCCCTCTCTGTGCGCGCTGACGTCTACTCTCACCTGGAGGCGTTTGTGCCCTGCAATAAGGAAGCTCTGCTCAAACGCCTCAAAAAGCTTAGTCTCAACATCCAG gacGACCGTCTGCGTACCCCCCTTTTGAAGTTGAAGctggctgtgtgtagtgtgatgCCAGAACAAACTGCTAGATACAACATGGACTGCATGGCCAAAGTGGCAGCCAA gCAGCAGATGGAGGAAGGAGAGCGGAATGGttcggaggaggaggaggaggagagaacgGGGAAGAGGGTGATAGGGCCACGGAAGAAGTTCATCTGGGATGACAAACTCAG GAACCTGCTTTGTAACCTGGTTCGGGTAAAGCTGAAGTGTTTTGAGCAGgagcagtgctctctctctgtagaggACTACCTCAAAGCTTTCTTGGAGAATGAGGTCAAACCTCTCTGGCCCAAAGGCTGGATGCAAGCCag GATGCTGTTTAAGGAGAGCCGTACAGTACACGGACACCTCACAGGCCT GGGCAAGAAGAGAATAGTTCCAACCCCCAAACCCACTAAAGTAAAG GAGGTGGGATGGACCCAGCGAGCGTCCCTGGCACTAGACCCCGCCTCTGCATCTCCAGCACTGCTCACGCCTGTGCGCccgcccccctcccctccctcggAACCCATCTGCTTGTCAGACTCGCTCGACGAGGACCTGGCTACCAACTCGCTGGACTCCATAGCTCATGCCCTCTCCCTCCTCAACAAAGCAGCCAATGGTGTGAACCTCAGCTCCGCACACACTTCTAGCTCTCCACCCAGAGCTctgagctcctcctccaccgGAGTCGGCCACTACTCCTCCCCGCTCCCTCACACAGAGAGCCCTGCCCTATCTCTGTCCACCTCTCCCGTCACTTCCTGTCCCCTCTCTTCCACATCGCCGGCATTGTCAGGACGGATGGAGACCTTCTCCGGACTGAAAGATATTGGGTGTCTGCAGAGAAGGCCAGTGACGTCTGGGGGAAGGTCCAGTGTCTCGAACATGAACGCTACACCCCCTGCCAAGCCTCGCCCTCCCCCAACTGCCTCACCCCTGCTCCCCCCACAGCAGAGGGCTTTTGGGGTGATGGGAATGAAACCTGGTCACAGTACACCACCTACAGGTCAGCTGAAGAACTCTGGAAGCAAATCTGCGGATGGTTGCAGCGGCATGGCGGCTGTCTCGCAGACATCGCGTGTGAACTCTCACCTGAATTGCTTGAACTCCAGAAGCCCTCAGCAACCATCACGGGTGCCGAGCTCCCCCTCCCAGTCTCCCACGACCCCatcaccctctcccctcctcccccagaGCAAAGCCCCGCCCCTGGCCCACCCCCAGCCAGGATTCATCACGCCAATGCAGGCCACGCTCACCAAGTCTTCCCACAGCAGCAGCTCTCCCATCATAAAGCTCACGCACCGTCCTCCAGCTCCCAcgcctcctcctgtctcctccccctccccttccccctccctctccctggcccATTCCCGGTCCCAGATCCTCACACAGCCTCTCCAGTACAGTCCCAAGAGCCCAGGTTTCAGACCGCCATTCAGCGTGCCTGCCCCGAGCTCAGCAGTGAAACCCAGCGCTGGccagctgagctacagctttgcTGGTGGGCAGAAGTCCATCAGTCCTCTTGGGAGTTCTGCAGGCATTACCAACCCCAGCTCCATAGCCACATCCCACACCACTGGCTTCCATGACAATAACACCTCCCCCTCTGCTGTCTCGACCAACCATGGACATAGGCAGAAACCTGTGGGAGGAGCTAGTCAGAGTGCCAAGACTTCGGCCAGTCGAGTGTCGGCCATGGGACTGCCCCCTCCATCTGACTCCTCCCTCTTGTCCCAG GTGACGTCAGCAGCAGGTGGAAGTCTCCTGGGCTCAGTGGGGGCATCTCTGCCGCTGGGCTTTGGGATGTTGGGTGGTCTGGTGCCTGTCTCATTGCCCTTCCAGTTCCCACCACTGCTGAACTTTGCGCCGCCTGGCCCAGCCACGCCCACACCTGGGTGCAGCACGGGTGGAGCCTCACCCGCCTCAAACTCAGGATACGGACTGACTCAGA ATCTGTTTAAGAGTTTGCAGTCAGGTGTGCAGGCTGCTCTACCTCCTCACCTACAGCTTGCTTTCTCAG ATACGAACCAAAGCCAGGCAGATGTGAAAAGGAAGTCCCACTGA
- the ubn2a gene encoding ubinuclein-2a isoform X4 — protein MAEPRKVQFVTLSAFAGGPGAESRKHRLEDETDMNFGRGARMGASVTGAAGGRGLFDKTVKKRTVRLSLSLPEPSDKSSSEFNYGELLRSQQAQTSPRAVAPALEPTDPSSDDERETPEAEALSKKFDSKYGTASRRKRRDRVQDLIDIGFGYDESDPFIDNSEAYDELVPASLTTKLGGFYINTGTLQFRAASESEGEDVDKDKHTGEGEDQDLKKKRKDGASLEVKKPRKNRLPKQGTLGLNIHRPEKKRRRKPMKDSLCLAAMLRRFTREKEEMHKHGLAAASNSLHPQLHHIHTTNNDTLLADLAADPAMMSLLTSANENELQDLLSDLDFSVLDTGPQPPAVARENGQLASGVGPKVGGGALSRGQVGLLSPPPLPDGLPAPLVKRIEDLRSASRQFDQEGRKKFFTLDMNNILLDIELQVQEQPLSVRADVYSHLEAFVPCNKEALLKRLKKLSLNIQDDRLRTPLLKLKLAVCSVMPEQTARYNMDCMAKVAANRQQMEEGERNGSEEEEEERTGKRVIGPRKKFIWDDKLRNLLCNLVRVKLKCFEQEQCSLSVEDYLKAFLENEVKPLWPKGWMQARMLFKESRTVHGHLTGLGKKRIVPTPKPTKVKEVGWTQRASLALDPASASPALLTPVRPPPSPPSEPICLSDSLDEDLATNSLDSIAHALSLLNKAANGVNLSSAHTSSSPPRALSSSSTGVGHYSSPLPHTESPALSLSTSPVTSCPLSSTSPALSGRMETFSGLKDIGCLQRRPVTSGGRSSVSNMNATPPAKPRPPPTASPLLPPQQRAFGVMGMKPGHSTPPTGQLKNSGSKSADGCSGMAAVSQTSRVNSHLNCLNSRSPQQPSRVPSSPSQSPTTPSPSPLLPQSKAPPLAHPQPGFITPMQATLTKSSHSSSSPIIKLTHRPPAPTPPPVSSPSPSPSLSLAHSRSQILTQPLQYSPKSPGFRPPFSVPAPSSAVKPSAGQLSYSFAGGQKSISPLGSSAGITNPSSIATSHTTGFHDNNTSPSAVSTNHGHRQKPVGGASQSAKTSASRVSAMGLPPPSDSSLLSQVTSAAGGSLLGSVGASLPLGFGMLGGLVPVSLPFQFPPLLNFAPPGPATPTPGCSTGGASPASNSGYGLTQNTNQSQADVKRKSH, from the exons ATGGCCGAACCGAGAAAAGTGCAGTTTGTCACTCTGTCGGCCTTTGCCGGTGGTCCAGGCGCAGAGTCCAGGAAACACCGGCTGGAAGATGAGACCGACATGAACTTTGGCAGAGGCGCGAGGATGGGCGCTTCGGTGACCGGGGCAGCAGGAGGTCGCGGTTTGTTCGACAAAACTGTGAAAAAGAGAACCGTGCGCCTGAGCCTCAGTCTCCCAGAGCCCAGCGACAAGTCCTCGTCCGAGTTCAACTACGGCGAGCTCCTGCGATCTCAACAG GCCCAGACGAGTCCGCGAGCTGTTGCACCTGCTCTTGAGCCCACTGATCCATCCAGCGACGATGAAAGGGAGACACCGGAAGCGGAGGCTTTGTCCAAAAAGTTTGATAGCAAATAC GGTACTGCAAGCAGGAGAAAACGGAGGGATCGGGTACAGGACTTGATTGACATCGGATTTGGTTATGATGAGAGTGACCCGTTCATAGACAACTCTGAGGCT TATGATGAGCTTGTTCCAGCATCTCTCACCACCAAGCTGGGAGGTTTCTACATCAATACGGGCACTCTGCAGTTTCGGGCAGCCTCCGAGTCCGAGGGCGAAGATGTCGATAAAGACAAGCACACAGGG GAGGGGGAAGACCAGGatctgaagaagaagaggaaagatGGCGCCAGTCTGGAAGTGAAGAAACCGCGGAAAAACCGACTGCCCAAACAGGG CACACTGGGCCTGAATATCCACAGAccagagaagaagaggagaaggaagCCGATGAaggactctctctgtctggctgccATGCTCCGCCGCTTCACCCGCGAGAAGGAGGAGATGCACAAACACGGCCTGGCCGCGGCCAGCAACTCGCTCCACCCCCAGCTCCAccacatccacaccaccaaTAATGACACGCTGCTCGCTGACCTGGCCGCTGACCCTGCCATGATGTCACTGCTGACCTCGGCGAATGAGAACGAGTTGCAGGACCTCCTGAGCGACCTGGATTTCAGTGTGCTGGACACTGGGCCGCAGCCCCCTGCCGTGGCCAGGGAGAACGGCCAGCTGGCCAGTGGCGTGGGGCCGAAAGTGGGAGGAGGGGCGCTGAGTCGGGGGCAGGTGGggcttctctctccccctcccctgcctGATGGTCTGCCTGCCCCCCTCGTCAAGCGCATCGAAGACCTGCGTTCG GCATCACGACAGTTTGACCAAGAGGGCAGGAAGAAGTTTTTCACTTTGGACATGAATAATATCTTACTGGA tatTGAACTACAGGTGCAGGAGCAGCCCCTCTCTGTGCGCGCTGACGTCTACTCTCACCTGGAGGCGTTTGTGCCCTGCAATAAGGAAGCTCTGCTCAAACGCCTCAAAAAGCTTAGTCTCAACATCCAG gacGACCGTCTGCGTACCCCCCTTTTGAAGTTGAAGctggctgtgtgtagtgtgatgCCAGAACAAACTGCTAGATACAACATGGACTGCATGGCCAAAGTGGCAGCCAA caggCAGCAGATGGAGGAAGGAGAGCGGAATGGttcggaggaggaggaggaggagagaacgGGGAAGAGGGTGATAGGGCCACGGAAGAAGTTCATCTGGGATGACAAACTCAG GAACCTGCTTTGTAACCTGGTTCGGGTAAAGCTGAAGTGTTTTGAGCAGgagcagtgctctctctctgtagaggACTACCTCAAAGCTTTCTTGGAGAATGAGGTCAAACCTCTCTGGCCCAAAGGCTGGATGCAAGCCag GATGCTGTTTAAGGAGAGCCGTACAGTACACGGACACCTCACAGGCCT GGGCAAGAAGAGAATAGTTCCAACCCCCAAACCCACTAAAGTAAAG GAGGTGGGATGGACCCAGCGAGCGTCCCTGGCACTAGACCCCGCCTCTGCATCTCCAGCACTGCTCACGCCTGTGCGCccgcccccctcccctccctcggAACCCATCTGCTTGTCAGACTCGCTCGACGAGGACCTGGCTACCAACTCGCTGGACTCCATAGCTCATGCCCTCTCCCTCCTCAACAAAGCAGCCAATGGTGTGAACCTCAGCTCCGCACACACTTCTAGCTCTCCACCCAGAGCTctgagctcctcctccaccgGAGTCGGCCACTACTCCTCCCCGCTCCCTCACACAGAGAGCCCTGCCCTATCTCTGTCCACCTCTCCCGTCACTTCCTGTCCCCTCTCTTCCACATCGCCGGCATTGTCAGGACGGATGGAGACCTTCTCCGGACTGAAAGATATTGGGTGTCTGCAGAGAAGGCCAGTGACGTCTGGGGGAAGGTCCAGTGTCTCGAACATGAACGCTACACCCCCTGCCAAGCCTCGCCCTCCCCCAACTGCCTCACCCCTGCTCCCCCCACAGCAGAGGGCTTTTGGGGTGATGGGAATGAAACCTGGTCACAGTACACCACCTACAGGTCAGCTGAAGAACTCTGGAAGCAAATCTGCGGATGGTTGCAGCGGCATGGCGGCTGTCTCGCAGACATCGCGTGTGAACTCTCACCTGAATTGCTTGAACTCCAGAAGCCCTCAGCAACCATCACGGGTGCCGAGCTCCCCCTCCCAGTCTCCCACGACCCCatcaccctctcccctcctcccccagaGCAAAGCCCCGCCCCTGGCCCACCCCCAGCCAGGATTCATCACGCCAATGCAGGCCACGCTCACCAAGTCTTCCCACAGCAGCAGCTCTCCCATCATAAAGCTCACGCACCGTCCTCCAGCTCCCAcgcctcctcctgtctcctccccctccccttccccctccctctccctggcccATTCCCGGTCCCAGATCCTCACACAGCCTCTCCAGTACAGTCCCAAGAGCCCAGGTTTCAGACCGCCATTCAGCGTGCCTGCCCCGAGCTCAGCAGTGAAACCCAGCGCTGGccagctgagctacagctttgcTGGTGGGCAGAAGTCCATCAGTCCTCTTGGGAGTTCTGCAGGCATTACCAACCCCAGCTCCATAGCCACATCCCACACCACTGGCTTCCATGACAATAACACCTCCCCCTCTGCTGTCTCGACCAACCATGGACATAGGCAGAAACCTGTGGGAGGAGCTAGTCAGAGTGCCAAGACTTCGGCCAGTCGAGTGTCGGCCATGGGACTGCCCCCTCCATCTGACTCCTCCCTCTTGTCCCAG GTGACGTCAGCAGCAGGTGGAAGTCTCCTGGGCTCAGTGGGGGCATCTCTGCCGCTGGGCTTTGGGATGTTGGGTGGTCTGGTGCCTGTCTCATTGCCCTTCCAGTTCCCACCACTGCTGAACTTTGCGCCGCCTGGCCCAGCCACGCCCACACCTGGGTGCAGCACGGGTGGAGCCTCACCCGCCTCAAACTCAGGATACGGACTGACTCAGA ATACGAACCAAAGCCAGGCAGATGTGAAAAGGAAGTCCCACTGA
- the ubn2a gene encoding ubinuclein-2a isoform X3, which yields MAEPRKVQFVTLSAFAGGPGAESRKHRLEDETDMNFGRGARMGASVTGAAGGRGLFDKTVKKRTVRLSLSLPEPSDKSSSEFNYGELLRSQQAQTSPRAVAPALEPTDPSSDDERETPEAEALSKKFDSKYGTASRRKRRDRVQDLIDIGFGYDESDPFIDNSEAYDELVPASLTTKLGGFYINTGTLQFRAASESEGEDVDKDKHTGEGEDQDLKKKRKDGASLEVKKPRKNRLPKQGPEKKRRRKPMKDSLCLAAMLRRFTREKEEMHKHGLAAASNSLHPQLHHIHTTNNDTLLADLAADPAMMSLLTSANENELQDLLSDLDFSVLDTGPQPPAVARENGQLASGVGPKVGGGALSRGQVGLLSPPPLPDGLPAPLVKRIEDLRSASRQFDQEGRKKFFTLDMNNILLDIELQVQEQPLSVRADVYSHLEAFVPCNKEALLKRLKKLSLNIQDDRLRTPLLKLKLAVCSVMPEQTARYNMDCMAKVAANRQQMEEGERNGSEEEEEERTGKRVIGPRKKFIWDDKLRNLLCNLVRVKLKCFEQEQCSLSVEDYLKAFLENEVKPLWPKGWMQARMLFKESRTVHGHLTGLGKKRIVPTPKPTKVKEVGWTQRASLALDPASASPALLTPVRPPPSPPSEPICLSDSLDEDLATNSLDSIAHALSLLNKAANGVNLSSAHTSSSPPRALSSSSTGVGHYSSPLPHTESPALSLSTSPVTSCPLSSTSPALSGRMETFSGLKDIGCLQRRPVTSGGRSSVSNMNATPPAKPRPPPTASPLLPPQQRAFGVMGMKPGHSTPPTGQLKNSGSKSADGCSGMAAVSQTSRVNSHLNCLNSRSPQQPSRVPSSPSQSPTTPSPSPLLPQSKAPPLAHPQPGFITPMQATLTKSSHSSSSPIIKLTHRPPAPTPPPVSSPSPSPSLSLAHSRSQILTQPLQYSPKSPGFRPPFSVPAPSSAVKPSAGQLSYSFAGGQKSISPLGSSAGITNPSSIATSHTTGFHDNNTSPSAVSTNHGHRQKPVGGASQSAKTSASRVSAMGLPPPSDSSLLSQVTSAAGGSLLGSVGASLPLGFGMLGGLVPVSLPFQFPPLLNFAPPGPATPTPGCSTGGASPASNSGYGLTQNLFKSLQSGVQAALPPHLQLAFSDTNQSQADVKRKSH from the exons ATGGCCGAACCGAGAAAAGTGCAGTTTGTCACTCTGTCGGCCTTTGCCGGTGGTCCAGGCGCAGAGTCCAGGAAACACCGGCTGGAAGATGAGACCGACATGAACTTTGGCAGAGGCGCGAGGATGGGCGCTTCGGTGACCGGGGCAGCAGGAGGTCGCGGTTTGTTCGACAAAACTGTGAAAAAGAGAACCGTGCGCCTGAGCCTCAGTCTCCCAGAGCCCAGCGACAAGTCCTCGTCCGAGTTCAACTACGGCGAGCTCCTGCGATCTCAACAG GCCCAGACGAGTCCGCGAGCTGTTGCACCTGCTCTTGAGCCCACTGATCCATCCAGCGACGATGAAAGGGAGACACCGGAAGCGGAGGCTTTGTCCAAAAAGTTTGATAGCAAATAC GGTACTGCAAGCAGGAGAAAACGGAGGGATCGGGTACAGGACTTGATTGACATCGGATTTGGTTATGATGAGAGTGACCCGTTCATAGACAACTCTGAGGCT TATGATGAGCTTGTTCCAGCATCTCTCACCACCAAGCTGGGAGGTTTCTACATCAATACGGGCACTCTGCAGTTTCGGGCAGCCTCCGAGTCCGAGGGCGAAGATGTCGATAAAGACAAGCACACAGGG GAGGGGGAAGACCAGGatctgaagaagaagaggaaagatGGCGCCAGTCTGGAAGTGAAGAAACCGCGGAAAAACCGACTGCCCAAACAGGG AccagagaagaagaggagaaggaagCCGATGAaggactctctctgtctggctgccATGCTCCGCCGCTTCACCCGCGAGAAGGAGGAGATGCACAAACACGGCCTGGCCGCGGCCAGCAACTCGCTCCACCCCCAGCTCCAccacatccacaccaccaaTAATGACACGCTGCTCGCTGACCTGGCCGCTGACCCTGCCATGATGTCACTGCTGACCTCGGCGAATGAGAACGAGTTGCAGGACCTCCTGAGCGACCTGGATTTCAGTGTGCTGGACACTGGGCCGCAGCCCCCTGCCGTGGCCAGGGAGAACGGCCAGCTGGCCAGTGGCGTGGGGCCGAAAGTGGGAGGAGGGGCGCTGAGTCGGGGGCAGGTGGggcttctctctccccctcccctgcctGATGGTCTGCCTGCCCCCCTCGTCAAGCGCATCGAAGACCTGCGTTCG GCATCACGACAGTTTGACCAAGAGGGCAGGAAGAAGTTTTTCACTTTGGACATGAATAATATCTTACTGGA tatTGAACTACAGGTGCAGGAGCAGCCCCTCTCTGTGCGCGCTGACGTCTACTCTCACCTGGAGGCGTTTGTGCCCTGCAATAAGGAAGCTCTGCTCAAACGCCTCAAAAAGCTTAGTCTCAACATCCAG gacGACCGTCTGCGTACCCCCCTTTTGAAGTTGAAGctggctgtgtgtagtgtgatgCCAGAACAAACTGCTAGATACAACATGGACTGCATGGCCAAAGTGGCAGCCAA caggCAGCAGATGGAGGAAGGAGAGCGGAATGGttcggaggaggaggaggaggagagaacgGGGAAGAGGGTGATAGGGCCACGGAAGAAGTTCATCTGGGATGACAAACTCAG GAACCTGCTTTGTAACCTGGTTCGGGTAAAGCTGAAGTGTTTTGAGCAGgagcagtgctctctctctgtagaggACTACCTCAAAGCTTTCTTGGAGAATGAGGTCAAACCTCTCTGGCCCAAAGGCTGGATGCAAGCCag GATGCTGTTTAAGGAGAGCCGTACAGTACACGGACACCTCACAGGCCT GGGCAAGAAGAGAATAGTTCCAACCCCCAAACCCACTAAAGTAAAG GAGGTGGGATGGACCCAGCGAGCGTCCCTGGCACTAGACCCCGCCTCTGCATCTCCAGCACTGCTCACGCCTGTGCGCccgcccccctcccctccctcggAACCCATCTGCTTGTCAGACTCGCTCGACGAGGACCTGGCTACCAACTCGCTGGACTCCATAGCTCATGCCCTCTCCCTCCTCAACAAAGCAGCCAATGGTGTGAACCTCAGCTCCGCACACACTTCTAGCTCTCCACCCAGAGCTctgagctcctcctccaccgGAGTCGGCCACTACTCCTCCCCGCTCCCTCACACAGAGAGCCCTGCCCTATCTCTGTCCACCTCTCCCGTCACTTCCTGTCCCCTCTCTTCCACATCGCCGGCATTGTCAGGACGGATGGAGACCTTCTCCGGACTGAAAGATATTGGGTGTCTGCAGAGAAGGCCAGTGACGTCTGGGGGAAGGTCCAGTGTCTCGAACATGAACGCTACACCCCCTGCCAAGCCTCGCCCTCCCCCAACTGCCTCACCCCTGCTCCCCCCACAGCAGAGGGCTTTTGGGGTGATGGGAATGAAACCTGGTCACAGTACACCACCTACAGGTCAGCTGAAGAACTCTGGAAGCAAATCTGCGGATGGTTGCAGCGGCATGGCGGCTGTCTCGCAGACATCGCGTGTGAACTCTCACCTGAATTGCTTGAACTCCAGAAGCCCTCAGCAACCATCACGGGTGCCGAGCTCCCCCTCCCAGTCTCCCACGACCCCatcaccctctcccctcctcccccagaGCAAAGCCCCGCCCCTGGCCCACCCCCAGCCAGGATTCATCACGCCAATGCAGGCCACGCTCACCAAGTCTTCCCACAGCAGCAGCTCTCCCATCATAAAGCTCACGCACCGTCCTCCAGCTCCCAcgcctcctcctgtctcctccccctccccttccccctccctctccctggcccATTCCCGGTCCCAGATCCTCACACAGCCTCTCCAGTACAGTCCCAAGAGCCCAGGTTTCAGACCGCCATTCAGCGTGCCTGCCCCGAGCTCAGCAGTGAAACCCAGCGCTGGccagctgagctacagctttgcTGGTGGGCAGAAGTCCATCAGTCCTCTTGGGAGTTCTGCAGGCATTACCAACCCCAGCTCCATAGCCACATCCCACACCACTGGCTTCCATGACAATAACACCTCCCCCTCTGCTGTCTCGACCAACCATGGACATAGGCAGAAACCTGTGGGAGGAGCTAGTCAGAGTGCCAAGACTTCGGCCAGTCGAGTGTCGGCCATGGGACTGCCCCCTCCATCTGACTCCTCCCTCTTGTCCCAG GTGACGTCAGCAGCAGGTGGAAGTCTCCTGGGCTCAGTGGGGGCATCTCTGCCGCTGGGCTTTGGGATGTTGGGTGGTCTGGTGCCTGTCTCATTGCCCTTCCAGTTCCCACCACTGCTGAACTTTGCGCCGCCTGGCCCAGCCACGCCCACACCTGGGTGCAGCACGGGTGGAGCCTCACCCGCCTCAAACTCAGGATACGGACTGACTCAGA ATCTGTTTAAGAGTTTGCAGTCAGGTGTGCAGGCTGCTCTACCTCCTCACCTACAGCTTGCTTTCTCAG ATACGAACCAAAGCCAGGCAGATGTGAAAAGGAAGTCCCACTGA